A single region of the Amphiura filiformis chromosome 7, Afil_fr2py, whole genome shotgun sequence genome encodes:
- the LOC140156668 gene encoding transmembrane protein 50A-like: protein MSGCLDHVECHRPEWCEIGEKRNAVASIAAGVLFFAGWWIMIDAAAVYPHQKDLLHAYHTCGVVSTLAFFMVNAVSAGQVRGDSYTTGCIGQTGARIWLFIGFLLAFAALIGSCWILFAAYVVNQDKDRDPYPGVAIFMQNFLIFVGGLVFKFGRTEELWE, encoded by the exons ATGTCTGGGTGTTTGGATCATGTGGAATGTCATAGACCTGAATGGTGTGAGATAGGAGAGAAGAGGAATGCAGTGGCATCTATTGCAGCAGGAGTATTG TTTTTTGCAGGTTGGTGGATTATGATTGATGCTGCTGCTGTATACCCACACCAGAAAGATCTGCTTCATGCATATCATACGTGTGGAGTGGTATCAACGCTTGCATTCTTTAT GGTCAATGCAGTTTCTGCTGGTCAAGTCAGAGGTGATTCTTACACAACAGGCTGTATTGGACAAACAG GAGCACGTATCTGGTTATTCATCGGATTCCTGTTAGCATTTGCAGCTTTAATTGGCTCATGTTGGATTCTATTTGCAGCCTATGTTGTAAACC AAGACAAAGACAGGGACCCGTACCCAGGAGTTGCAATATTTATGCAAAATTTTCTCATCTTTGTCGG AGGGCTCGTTTTCAAGTTTGGAAGAACAGAGGAACTGTGGGAGTAA
- the LOC140156667 gene encoding ectonucleotide pyrophosphatase/phosphodiesterase family member 5-like, which yields MATTTLSAKVLFAIVSAAVVATSVATGNTKASYGKVLFMTFDGLRWDYVDRTSTPNFHRLIKNGVTANYVSSSFITKTFPTHYTLATGLHQESHGFVGNQMYDPVLDAHWTIRNQSKDPIWWDDGEPIWVTNQKQGYQSGVFQYPASDVRIRGHYPTYKLPKYDGRLPNNDVIDLVIPLFANDSINLGVLYFGTMDSAGHTYGPDSAEVDQAMQECDNNIGYLLDRLEAVDKLDEVNIIITADHGMTSVSSENNIRLDDYLDRSLYQYDENNPIYGIWPKNEDDTDAIYDALSNAHPNLTVYKKADIPERYHYKSHRRIAPILAVADDHWHIMLGNETSPYKGAHGYDNALQSMRTFFVAHGPAFKDGYKSQVFSAVDFYPMMCSVLGLTPSPNNGSLESIMPMFSGAAGTLSVSNLVIINVLCLWMTLYITF from the exons ATGGCAACAACAACGTTGAGCGCAAAAGTTTTATTCGCCATCGTCTCTGCTGCGGTTGTTGCGACTTCCGTTGCAACGGGAAACACAAAGGCCAGTTATGGCAAGGTTCTATTTATGACATTCGATGGCCTTAGATGGGACTATGTCGATCGAACAAGTACACCGAATTTCCATCGACTTATAAAAAACGGCGTGACAGCGAACTATGTCAGCAGTTCATTCATTACCAAAACATTTCCAACTCACTATACCCTTGCAACCGGTCTGCATCAAGAATCACACGGTTTTGTCGGCAATCAAATGTACGACCCAGTACTCGACGCTCATTGGACAATACGTAACCAATCAAAAGATCCCATTTGGTGGGATGATGGTGAACCAATATGGGTAACCAATCAGAAACAAGGATATCAAAGCGGGGTATTTCAATACCCAGCATCAGACGTGAGAATTCGAGGTCATTATCCGACATATAAACTGCCGAAATATGATGGTCGTCTACCAAACAATGACGTCATCGATCTTGTAATACCATTATTCGCAAACGATTCCATCAATCTTGGAGTGTTGTATTTTGGGACAATGGACAGTGCTGGACATACGTATGGACCTGATTCTGCTGAAGTTGACCAGGCTATGCAAGAATGTGATAATAACATAG GTTACTTACTGGATCGCTTGGAGGCTGTTGACAAGTTGGATGAAGTAAATATCATCATTACTGCTGATCACGGGATGACAAGTGTTTCGAGTGAGAACAACATACGATTAGACGATTATCTAGATCGAAGCCTGTACCAATATGATGAGAATAATCCTATCTACGGGATATGGCCTAAAAATG AAGATGACACTGATGCAATTTATGATGCGTTGTCTAACGCACACCCTAACCTAACCGTTTACAAGAAGGCTGACATACCTGAGAGATATCACTACAAATCTCATCGTCGTATCGCACCGATACTTGCGGTGGCTGATGATCACTGGCATATAATGCTTGGCAATGAAACGTCAC CCTACAAGGGTGCTCATGGATACGACAATGCTCTACAATCGATGCGCACGTTTTTTGTTGCTCACGGTCCAGCTTTCAAAGATGGGTATAAAAGCCAAGTGTTTTCAGCCGTCGATTTTTACCCCATGATGTGCTCTGTTCTGGGACTAACACCGTCACCAAATAACGGGTCTTTGGAGTCTATCATGCCGATGTTTTCTGGTGCCGCTGGGACCTTAAGCGTCTCAAATCTAGTGATCATAAACGTATTATGTTTGTGGATGACTTTGTATATCACTTTCTGA